The DNA sequence tgtgCTCCACCCTCTTCCGGTTCCCACTGCCCCGACAGTTACTACAGCCTGCAGAGGAAAGAAGCCACTTgaccaggcagaggcaggtcagaaTAGAGAACCCAGGCTTCTAAGTACCCAGGTCAGGGCAACATTTCTCCAATGAGATTAAGCTGGGATTAAGTGTAAAGATGCTGTGTTCACTGTGATTCATAATGCCCTTATCACACCGTGTTAGGATCATTTCATTATTGCTGCCTTCTTGGGCAGGTGAAGGCAGAAGAGGCCAGACCTTTAGCCTCCTTGGCTAACTAATCTAAGGGTCACATCTTGAGCCCCTTCTCCATGCCCCGCGTCACCCCCACACTCTCATGGCTTCTGACTCCATCTGTCCCTATCATGAGCCTCATGCCCCAACACCCCACTCGTGTGACCATGTGTGTATAGGGGAAATCTCTGTAACTGACCTTTCTGTCTCCTTGAATGAATTTCTCACTGGAGGCAAGAAGAGGTGTGCTGGAGGTACATGGTGTGGAAGGGACCTTCCCGAACTCCAGCAGCTGGTGACAGTGGCTTGACCTCACGGCTGCCAGAAGAGTGGGTATTGGTGACCTCTGGGGCTGCCTCTCAGTCACTGCCATGAAAGTTCAAAGGCACCTCACCCCCAACACACCCCTCTTGAAGGTCAAGAACGCATCTGAACCACTTTCTGAGTCACACCCTCCCCGAGACTAGGTCCAGCGGCCACAGCGAGATTCTAAATAATGGGAGGGTAGGGGAATAAGGGCGATTAAGCTTCTCGGCGTCCCAGCAACTTTTATCTGTGCTAACTTTTATCTGATGAAAACCTTCCATCAGAATAATAGCCCCTGCCGTGTAAGCCTCTGCTATTTCCAGATCATTCCCTTAGCATCCCAACCTTGTGAGACAGGCAGAGCAAATGCCTCTTTTATCATTTGATTCTGAAACTGAGGCCCCAAAGTCTGTCCCCAAAGACACACAGCAGAGCCAGGACTCAAATCCAGGACATCTTACTTAAAACCCAGTATCTTTTCATGGAGGCAAACTATATGCTCTTCCTGCCATCCCCTGGCAGAAACCAGAACACTCATCAGGGCTGGTCCAGCCCAGTCCAGACCCCAATCATGTAGTGGACAAAGAGTCTTAAAGAGGGTGGTGACTGGGTCAGGAGGAAATGACACAAGGACTCATGGATGGTTCCAGCCCTTGAAAAGCACCCAGTCAAGAAGGTGGAGATCAGGCACACCCAAACTAGACAGAGACGGGACAGCAGGAAGGCAGGTGGACAGGCCTCCAGCTCCCCAAGCTGGGGGGTCCAGGACTCTGGGCTGACAGGAGAAGAGGCTGGATCTGTCCCAGTagcatcctttcccactctgtgcccaagaacttcataccTCCAAAAGTTGCTTCCATGTCTGTATCTCCAAGCTGTGGTCCTGTCTATTTATCATCTTCTCAGGCAGTGTAAGCTCTCCAAGGCAGGACATTCTCTTACCTACTTTCCCTCTTGGTCTTGTCTAACTCAATGTTCTGCATAGAGTAAACACTTAATAAGAGTTCGTTTGCCAATACATCGGGGTTCTGCATATAGTAAACGTTCGGTAAATGCTCAACTGtcaataaatgttttcttccacaACTTAGAAGTGGTCAGTACAGTCCAGGTGCCAGAGACAGTCTCAGGTCCCCAGCATTTCCACCCAGGGAATCCAGAGGTTCCCTAATTAGAAGAGATGGGACAAAGGCCTTTCTCTGAAAGATTCTAGTCCCTTTACCACAAGTGGAAAGCTATTCTTCCCAGCCCAAAAGTTCCCAGGGGGGCTTCCTTTGAGCAGGAAGCCCAGGACCTTGAGTGCATAGGGCaaagacattattattattattatcacctTTATCCTATGTGTTGTGAACAttttcctgcatatatgtctgtgttccatgtgtgtgtttggtgcccACAGAAACCAAAAGAGGTCATTCCTCAAACATAGTTACAGACtatatgagctgccatgtgggcactgggaatcaaacccaggtcctctggaagagcagccagtgcttccaACCACAGAGTCATCTAAGTTCTAAAGAACAGTACCTATgacagcagaggaagggagggaatcaCAACCCCATTGTTACCCCCCCAAAGTGCCTGAGTTCCCTTAATCTTTAGTTCAAATTGGATCCTTGGCTTTGACACAGAAAAGAACTCCAGGAGAAGCCAGCATGAAACAGAGTTGGAGTtcattaaaaggaagaaaaaaaataagaaccacCTGAGTGGGTGGGTATGGACTTCTTGATAAAGAGTCCCAATGACATATCTAAGTATTCACCATACATAACATTTTGGTGACTCTCAGAGGGTTGCTAAGAAACTGTTTTTCTTCAATAAATGAGATTTCAAGGTGGCTCTGGAGAGATAGGATTACAACCTGATAAAAGAAAACCGGAAACCactagggtgggggtgggggttagaaTGCATTGTTTTACTGTAAAGGGTGTTTCTGGTGAGATTCCTAGAAAATTACAGGTGTACAACAGGGCAGGAAGAAGCTGTAAGCAAATGTTAATTGCCTTGGAGTTAGTGACTCTGAGCTAGTGAGTCCCCCTTCTGTAACAGATTATAAAGTGGTTTCAGAGGAACCTTAGATGGGGTTACAGTGAGATAAGGAACGGGCAACAGATACCACGACTTCACAAGCTGGCTAGGGCAGCTTTTCATGGTGAATGGGGTCCTTCCTGAGAGACCTAGGAAACTGAGCAGTTattgggagaggagaaaggcctTAAGCAGACGTTGCTAAATGTGTTGGCATTTACTGTTCTCAGCTGGTGGGATCTTCGCTCACACTCTAGGGCAAGgggttcctttctcttcccatatTCCCAAAATTTTGCCAGTAATTCTATCACATCTTATCCCCAGTAAGAGATCTAGTGACCCTGATTGATGGTCAGGGATATGAAGAGGTCTCAGACACAGCCCTGGAGACAGAATTGGCTGCCGCTTGGGGTAATCTGGACAGATGGAGCCTCTTTAGTTACACCCAAACGATTCCTTGTGACCAAGTCTGTGTGGCAAGTTGTGATCTCCATCTCAGCCTGAGCCAGTGACTTCTGACTTCTCACAAAGTTGCTTGAAATTAAATCACTTTCAAAGTAGAGACCATTTAAACCTATATTTTAATCCATAAAATGACAAGAActagttcttttctttgttttgtttgttttagagataaGGTCTTACTTGTAGCCTTTgggtgacctagaactcactatatagaccagtctgtccttgaactcagtgacctgcctgtctctgcctcctgaaggttgGAAATAacagctaccatgcctggccaaaaCTAgcttttcttccccaccccccacacccccagtaCTGGGCATTGAACTTAGGGCCCTTCATATGCTAGGCAAAGACTCcgccactgagctatattcccagccaGAACAAGTTCTCCGTTCTTTGTTAGCTAGGAAAGAGAAGGCTCAAATTCCCAGGCAGCACGTGAGACCAGCCCACTCTAAGAGGACAGATTGTGAGACCTATGGATCCAGGAAACTGTGCCTGGGCAGAGAAGATGCATTCAAAAGGAGGGAGGGTGGCCAGGGAAGGAAATTAAGTGCAGCCACTGGAAGATGTCTGGCCTGAAGGTCTCTGATCCTGGAGTTACTGCCCTGCTCTGCTGGGGGCATAGCCCTGAGACTCCAGAGAAAAGAACAGTCCACCTGACCAGAGCCGTTAGGGAGGAGTAGCTCAGCAGGAAATGCCAGGCAGAACGGGAACAATAGTGGGGTTTCTTTGGACCCTGTTTTCTTTGGCCTCTTAGCTGCCACCTGGCCCAAAGTTCCTCCTCCCGGTCTTGCTTTTCTGTAGGTTCCACCCTCAGCCCCTGCTGGACACGtgtatcttttctcttcctctgttgcaCACTAGGGCTCAATTACCCTAGGAGGCTTTTAAAACTGACCAAGGCATGAGGTGACTTTCCTAGGCCTTGCTCTATGGCTGGTACGGTACAACGGTGCAAAGTGCTCAAGTACGAATGGTGAGGGGCAGTAGTGCAGCTTTTTCTGGGACCCTGAGGGTGGGTCCTTGCTCTGCCCCCAAACCCTAGAAAGCCCTCCAATCTCCTTCTACACATGCCAAACCTGCGGAGGGGGAAGGTGAAGGGTTGGGAGAAGCAATGGAGAGGGTCTGGAAGcccaaagaaaaaaaggacaagagGAAGCTGGGAACTAGAAAAATATGTCTGCCAGTCTAAGAGTGGAAGGACTtgatggagtgggggtggggacgaGAAAAACCAACTGTATGAATGTGCAACATAGAAAGTGAGACAGGCAGAAACAAAGACCCGCAAATTGAAAGAGGCTAGAAACAGTAAtggacagagaagaagaagaagaagaagaagaagaagaagaagaagaagaagaagaagaagaagaagaagaagaagaagaagaagacgaagaagaagaagaagatggtagaaaccaagagtcagagacaggcagaaagaggaaGCCTCATAAGACAAAAGGTGATAAACTGAGTAAAAGAGACAAGGCTAAAAGACTGGTGGGGAGAGGGCACAGAGATGGAGGAACACATGGAGAGGGGAGAGGTAGAggggcagaggcacagagagacagggagagacagacagggagagagagacagagagtcaaaggggggggggataagggAGGTACTGAGACTGCCAAGTTGGGAGAAAGACCAACAGGGATAAGAAGCAAACAGCCGCTCAGAAGGTCTAGAGTGAATAAGGTGATGGAGTTCTGGGTTGAAAACAGAAGAGGCCAAGACCCTTTCCTCTGACCCCAGTCTCAGGGCCACTTCCCTAAGCCCAAACAACTCAAATTGATCACCACCTCAGGGTCCCCAAGGGTTGCCACTGAGAATGCCTCCTAGAGCCCGCTGCCTAGAGGCACCGCCACACGCGGCGTCGAAGATTGCCGAGCGCAGAGCAGGCTGACACTGTGCTCCCGATCCAACGCCCCCGCTCCCGCCGTGCTGGACCGGGGAGAGGCCCACGATCGCCGAACCGCCCCCGCCACGGGCGGATAAGGAGCTAAGAGGCGCTGTCCTCAGAGAATCGCATCACTCTGACCCGTCCGTGGGTGAGACCGGGTCAAGATGCTCCGGTCGCGCGAGcccaaggagaagaaaaggggaaggttGCCGGCCGGCCGCGGACGCCGGTAAAGGCCGGCCGGAGAGGGACTTCCAGAGCTCTGTGCCAGAGGAGAGCCGGGACCGCGCTCAGCCGCCGGGAGAGCCCGGCACGCACGTCGACCAGGAGGGCGCCGGAGCAACGCTGAGCACACGATGCGCGCGACCCAGACCGCGGGGCCAGTCTACACCGCCGCGTGGGTCACGTGGCCCGGGCGGGTCCGCCGCTGTGCAGCCGGGGGGCAGGGGGGGCGAGGGGCGGGGGGCGGCGAGCGCGCGCCCGCCAGGCTCGCTCCCTGCGCGCTGTGCTGGCCCCTGGGCGCGGGAGCCGCCCCCGGCCCCCCCGCGCTCTGCCCGCCGCGGGGCGCGCGCCCTCTATATAGCGCGCCCCTGCCCGGTCCGCGCCAGGCCGCCTGCCACGGAGTGGGCACCGCACGGCGCGCAGAGCCCCACAGACAGACGCCCGCCGCTGCCGGCGCCGCCCCGACGGCCGCCCCGCGTCGCAGCCGCTGCCACCGGGCCCCCAAGACCACCATGAAGAAGGAGGTGTGCTCCGTTGCCTTCTTCAAGGCCGTGTTCGCAGAGTTCCTGGCCACCCTCATCTTCGTCTTCTTTGGCCTGGGCTCGGCACTCAAGTGGCCCTCAGCACTGCCCACCATTCTGCAGATCTCCATAGCCTTTGGCCTGGCCATAGGTACCTTGGCCCAAGCCCTGGGACCTGTGAGTGGTGGCCACATCAATCCGGCCATTACTCTGGCCCTCTTAATAGGCAACCAGATCTCGCTGCTCCGAGCCGTCTTCTACGTGGCAGCCCAGCTGGTGGGCGCCATTGCTGGGGCAGGCATCCTGTACTGGTTGGCGCCAGGTAATGCCCGGGGTAACCTGGCCGTCAATGCGGTGAGTGTCCACCAGACTGTGGAGGGATGGGCAGGGACCCTGGGGACATTTCAGACCAGACCCTCCATGCTTCTCCATCTTGAGAATGGGTACAACCAAAACACCGGGGCACAACTTAGCCAGTAAGAACAGGCTGACCAACCTCCTGGCCAACCTCGGTGCTCCCGGGTCCGGGCTTCTCTTCACATTCTCCCTCATCTACCCCTCTCCTACTATGCCAGTCTCCCTGGCCTAACTCCCCAGGGCTGCCAAAACATCCCTTCCATTTCTAATCTCACCTGTGAGTTGTTTCATGTGATTCCCCCTTGGTGGTGTAGTTTTAAGGGACCCACCAGAGAGCCATGAATAGTGATGGATCGTGGTCTGGAGCAACCGTGACCTCCCTGGGCTTCCAGTTTACTGCCCATGATGTGGAGGTGATGGGAGCACAGCCAGTGCCTGGGGGTTACAGTTAGAAGCCGTGATGTGATGCACCCCCAATGCTGGCCCCCGCTTTTGTaacccctgctcctgcccctgctgtcTCCCCATCTTTGCAGCCCTAGATTCAGCCCCCTGTCCCATGTGAACTGGGCTCATTAATCAAACACAGAGGAGGATTTTCTCGGCCATTGTCAAGCTGTGAGTCAGACACACTGGAGAGACGGGTTTGAAGTTGGCACCGGCAGCGGGTCAGGCATGGATAGGAGGCCAGGGGCTGTTTGCAGTAGGCAAACTGGGCAGCTGCCCACAGGAGGGAGGGTAAATGCCAGCTCATGGGGGCTGGGGATTGGGCAGAGCCGTTGACACAATGGCACCCAGGAAAACTCGCTGACACCCTACCCTCTGGCTACAGGCCTGCGCTTCAAGCTTGCGCACACTCAAGTGCAGTTTCTCCAACAAATAGCCTGTCTGGATCATGCACGGGGCTTGGCTTCCAAGAGCTCAGGCTCTAGGTGTCCTTGAAGACCGGAGCCTTGCTCGTCTGGCCTGTCAGGGAGCTTGAAGGCAGCAGGGTCCTAACCCAGCTCTTCCTTGCAGCTCAGCAACAACACAACACCAGGCAAGGCCATGGTGGTGGAGTTAATCTTGACTTTCCAGCTGGCCCTCTGCATCTTCTCCTCCACGGACTCCCGCCGCACCAGCCCGGTGGGCTCCCCAGCCTTATCTATTGGCTTGTCAGTCACACTGGGCCATCTTGTGGGGGTGAGTAGTGCTGGCACAAACTGGGGTGTCATGGAGATGAACAGTGAAAACCCCAGAATGCCAGCTCCTCCAGATAGACAAGATCCAGCAGAGTTTAAGACCTTGGGTGTATAAGCTGTAGCCTTATTGGACTCTAGGTTTGATGTtacccatcccccccaccccccaaagcccTCCATGGACTGAGACACTGAGTAAGTGGAAGGGAGGGCGAGCAGGGCAAGCACAGAGACTCAAGCCAGAGCGGAggctgagaaggcagaggaggtgcTTAGGAAAGGTGAGCAGCTGGGCTGCATGGGCAGGCAGCATCCTAGGGACTGAGAAACCTGGATTTGAGGTGTGGCTGGTCCCCactctgtgtgaccctgagacAGTCAGAATTCTGTGGGAGTGGAAGGGATGGCGCCCTCCTCACTGTGACCTCCACACCCCCATCTTCCCAGATCTACTTCACCGGCTGTTCCATGAACCCAGCCCGATCTTTTGGCCCTGCGGTGGTCATGAATCGGTTCAGCCCCTCTCACTGGGTGAGTGTGGGCCTTCCCCTGGCTCCTGAAAACACAGCAGCGTACTGAACTGAAAGTCCAGAAGTGACTGGACGTTCTGGGTGTTGTCGGCCCAGATTTTGGGGGTTGGACAGAGAATGCAGACGTGCAGCCAGAGAAGGGTGGGGGTGAATCAACGCGTCTTTAGAAgtacatggggtgggggtgggggtctgcgTTAATCTGAAGATTTTGTCTGCCCTTCTGTGTATCTGTCCTCTGATATATTTATCTGTCCCTATGAAGATATTGGGGCTTGTTCTTCTGGGACTGTACCCCTGGACAGTGTCTCCACGTGCTAGCCAAGCTTGAAGCTACATCAGGGGTCTGTGTTAATCTGAGGACTTTGTCTGCCCCTCTGTGTATCTGTCCTCTGATGTTGTATTTATCTGTCCCTGTGGAAATGTTGGGGCTTGTTCTTCTGGGACTGTACCCCTGGACAGTGTCTCCACGTGCTAGCCAAGCTTGAAGCTCCCAAAAGGGTGGTAGAGCCTTGCTGGGCCCTGCACTTTGGAAGACACATGTATTGGaggctctgtctgtctcctcagaaAACTCACTTGCCTCTCTTTGGGGTGGGATTGGGAATCctgtctctcctggcctctgcctgcctccttagAGGGTCTGTGGTCCATGACATTGTCAGTAAGGACTGGCTAACAGTAATCAGTCCCCAAGATGAAAGACACCGTTCCTTCTGGAGGGCTGGAGATCTATGCGTCCATTTCCTTTCAGGGCCCACGGGCTCTGTGCTCTGGTGGAGAAGAACAtggtccctgagccctgaggcTCATCTTCTGATTTAACCCTGTCTTCACAGGTCTTCTGGGTAGGACCGATCGTGGGGGCCGTCCTGGCTGCAATCCTTTACTTCTACTTGCTCTTCCCCTCCTCGCTGAGCTTCCATGACCGTGTGGCTGTCGTCAAAGGCACATATGAGCCCGAGGAGGACTGGGAAGATCATCGAGAGGAGCGGAAGAAGACCATTGAGTTGACGGCACACTGACCGGCACCGGGCCGGGGCCAGTCCCTCAGCGCCTGGACCActggagaaaaagaagacaaagagttTGGAGTACCTCTCCCCAACATCCTCTCAGCTGGAGAAGCAGCACTGGATCCCCATGCCGCACACGGAGATGGGATGGGAGCAGAAGCCCATGATGGGACACTTGGGtatgggacagggacagggactctTTGGAATTAGGCAGAACGTCTGCCACAGCTCAGACCTCAGAAATTGTGGAGGCAGTGCCAAGCTCACAGGCAGTCCAGGACCACACCAGAAAGGGGCGGTAGCCCTGCTTATCTCTCCAACCCAGTATCTCATGTGCCAAAGCCGGCCCCCAGGTGGACAGAGGGGACATTCCCCAAGAGCTCTTCAGGAGAGGGATAGATGGTTCATCGAGGGCCATCTTATTTATTTCTGGTTaaggatgggggcagggggacGCTGCTGGTATTTGGGTTGGGCGTTTCCCAATAAACCACCGATCTTCATATTGTGCCTTCACCTCCCTCCAAAAGCCTCTTGGGACAGTGGCCAGTCACATCTCCCACTTGTGATGCCACACCCTCACATCATGCATGCTCACTAGAGACTACCAAGAAAACCAGGAGACAAGTCcccagaaaaggaagagaagctgaggctcagggaaGCTGAGAGGACCGGAGAGCTGGCAGGAGGGGAGATCAAgtgtagagacagaaggatacaGAAACGGACCAAGAGACCCGGAGAGGGCCAAGGGCTAGGAATAGGGTCAACATCGGAGTCACGTGTCCCTCCCAACCATCCCTTCAGCTATGTCAAGCCTGCCACTTGAGCGGCGCCTGAGTGTGCCAGGCAGAGTGGAGAAGTGAGCCAGGCACAGCTCCTTGGGATTCCAGAGGGCTGACCAGCCAGAGCTTCCTTTTCTGGGTCTCCTGATGCTTCCAAGAGGCGGCGtgcagggggtagggggtggggggatgctcAGACATTCACAGCATTACCCAGCTCCTTCCCAGGTCGCTTTTgccctttgggggtggggagtggtccATCACACCCTCCTCCCCTCAGTGCTTGGTGCTGACACCGGGTAAGGACACAGGACTGCGCAGTTCCAAGAGTCCTGGTTAAGGAGCCCAGAGCGGAAACTAGCCGCTGGCATCcaagtcttttttgtttgcttgtttagagagacaagggttctctgtgtagtcc is a window from the Mus pahari chromosome 17, PAHARI_EIJ_v1.1, whole genome shotgun sequence genome containing:
- the LOC110334985 gene encoding aquaporin-5, with the protein product MRATQTAGPVYTAAWVTWPGRVRRCAAGGQGGRGAGGGERAPARLAPCALCWPLGAGAAPGPPALCPPRGARPLYSAPLPGPRQAACHGVGTARRAEPHRQTPAAAGAAPTAAPRRSRCHRAPKTTMKKEVCSVAFFKAVFAEFLATLIFVFFGLGSALKWPSALPTILQISIAFGLAIGTLAQALGPVSGGHINPAITLALLIGNQISLLRAVFYVAAQLVGAIAGAGILYWLAPGNARGNLAVNALSNNTTPGKAMVVELILTFQLALCIFSSTDSRRTSPVGSPALSIGLSVTLGHLVGIYFTGCSMNPARSFGPAVVMNRFSPSHWVFWVGPIVGAVLAAILYFYLLFPSSLSFHDRVAVVKGTYEPEEDWEDHREERKKTIELTAH